The following proteins are encoded in a genomic region of Pseudomonas sp. Os17:
- a CDS encoding DUF1624 domain-containing protein, which produces MTSSAHPSVRLGARLLSIDALRGLVMLFMLLDHVRETFFLHRQVSDPMDVATTEPGLFFSRTLAHLCAPVFVLLTGLSASLFAHKHGNRAEASAFLFKRGLFLVLLELTLVNFAWTGQVPPSVIYLQVIWVIGLSMLALSALLWLPRVVLLVLSLLLIGGHNLLDGVHFAAGEALHVPWAILHDRGWIEFGDALRVRTSYPLLPWIGVIGLGYGLGPWFAAEADSARRQRRLLLGGLAALAGFVLLRLLNGYGERPWVSGDSGLQTLMSFFNITKYPPSLLFIALTLGVGLLVLRALERCQARRWVAVLGVFGGAPMFFYLLHLYVLKGLYLLAVALLGRNQGAYFGFDSLGWLWLITPLLAVLLYPPVRAFARLKARRRDLGWLKYF; this is translated from the coding sequence ATGACTTCTTCAGCCCATCCTTCCGTGCGCCTCGGCGCGCGCTTGTTGAGCATCGACGCGCTGCGCGGCCTGGTGATGCTGTTCATGCTCCTGGACCACGTCCGCGAAACCTTCTTCCTGCACCGGCAGGTCAGCGATCCCATGGACGTGGCCACCACCGAGCCCGGGCTGTTTTTCAGCCGCACCCTGGCGCACCTGTGTGCGCCGGTCTTCGTGCTGCTGACCGGGCTCTCGGCCAGCCTGTTCGCCCACAAGCACGGCAATCGGGCCGAGGCCAGTGCCTTCCTGTTCAAGCGCGGCTTGTTCCTGGTGCTGCTGGAACTGACCCTGGTGAACTTCGCCTGGACCGGGCAGGTGCCGCCGAGCGTGATCTACCTGCAGGTGATCTGGGTCATCGGCCTGAGCATGCTGGCGCTGTCGGCGCTGCTGTGGTTGCCGCGCGTGGTGCTGCTGGTGCTGAGCCTGCTGCTGATCGGCGGGCACAACCTGCTCGATGGCGTGCATTTCGCCGCGGGCGAGGCGCTGCACGTGCCTTGGGCGATCCTGCACGACCGGGGCTGGATCGAGTTCGGCGATGCCTTGCGCGTGCGCACCTCCTATCCGCTGTTGCCGTGGATCGGCGTGATTGGCCTGGGCTATGGGCTGGGGCCGTGGTTTGCCGCCGAGGCCGATAGCGCGCGGCGTCAGCGGCGGTTGCTGCTGGGCGGGCTGGCGGCGCTGGCGGGGTTTGTCCTGCTGCGCCTGCTCAACGGTTATGGCGAGCGGCCCTGGGTCAGTGGCGACAGCGGCCTGCAAACGCTGATGAGCTTTTTCAACATCACCAAGTACCCACCGTCGCTGCTGTTCATCGCCCTGACCCTGGGTGTGGGGCTGCTGGTGCTGCGCGCCCTGGAGCGCTGCCAGGCACGCCGCTGGGTCGCGGTGCTCGGGGTGTTTGGCGGCGCGCCGATGTTCTTCTACCTGCTGCACCTGTATGTGCTCAAGGGCCTGTACCTGCTGGCCGTGGCGCTGCTGGGGCGCAACCAGGGGGCCTACTTCGGCTTCGACTCGCTGGGCTGGCTGTGGCTGATCACGCCGCTGCTGGCGGTGCTGCTCTACCCGCCGGTGCGGGCCTTTGCCCGGCTCAAGGCACGGCGTCGCGACCTGGGGTGGCTGAAGTACTTTTGA
- a CDS encoding sel1 repeat family protein — protein sequence MHRFYRFCLLGAVWLSTFAASAAPVDPALVEGISAKVQARQDWQAQARQCPSDNMPARTATRATQANRCETPEQLGACLQRCEAGDGNDCYWLATTLQQAKGPAAGYEPLYQRACSLGLVSGCTNRAAGMLTADADNQATRHCAVQTFNKACELNDPWACTMYGFHLSRGIGVAPDADLALKVLDKSCKYGPADPACSGARQLQEEIREAIRAARP from the coding sequence ATGCACCGTTTCTATCGTTTCTGCCTGCTTGGCGCCGTATGGCTGTCGACCTTCGCGGCCAGCGCCGCGCCAGTGGACCCGGCCCTGGTCGAGGGGATTTCCGCCAAGGTCCAGGCCCGGCAAGACTGGCAAGCCCAGGCCAGGCAATGCCCCAGCGACAACATGCCGGCCAGGACCGCGACACGGGCCACGCAGGCCAACCGCTGCGAAACCCCGGAGCAGCTGGGCGCCTGCCTGCAGCGCTGCGAAGCCGGCGACGGCAACGATTGCTACTGGCTGGCCACCACCCTGCAACAGGCCAAAGGCCCCGCCGCAGGCTATGAACCGCTGTACCAGCGCGCCTGCAGCCTGGGGCTGGTTTCCGGGTGCACCAACCGCGCCGCCGGCATGCTCACCGCCGACGCCGACAACCAGGCTACCCGGCACTGTGCGGTGCAGACTTTCAACAAGGCCTGTGAGCTGAATGATCCCTGGGCCTGCACCATGTACGGCTTCCACCTGAGCCGGGGCATCGGCGTAGCGCCCGACGCCGACCTGGCGCTGAAGGTGCTGGATAAATCCTGCAAGTACGGCCCCGCCGACCCGGCCTGCAGCGGCGCTCGCCAGTTGCAGGAAGAAATCCGCGAGGCCATTCGCGCGGCGCGGCCCTGA
- a CDS encoding DMT family transporter translates to MATRQPLDATAAGLMLGLCAIWGLQQVALKATAADIAPILQIALRSGGAALLVGLLMRWRGERLGLGDGHWRPGLLVGGLFALEFLLVGEGLRHTTASHMAIFLYTAPIFAALGLHWLMPSERLKPAQWLGIGVAFGGIVVAFSGPSPAGHGGGSNVLLGDFLGVLGGVAWGATTVVVRCSRLASSPTTRTLQYQLLGAFVWLGLAALLFGQTSIRFTPLVIASLGFQVLVVSFASFLIWFTLLRRYQASRLGVLSFMTPLFGIGFGVWLLHEPLEANFIVGALLVLAGIVTVSGYEWLRQRLKRNTQVAAAPASLPGSGPRA, encoded by the coding sequence ATGGCCACTCGCCAACCCCTGGACGCCACCGCCGCTGGCCTGATGCTCGGCCTGTGCGCGATCTGGGGCCTGCAGCAGGTGGCGCTCAAGGCCACCGCCGCGGACATCGCGCCGATCCTGCAGATCGCCCTGCGCTCCGGCGGCGCCGCGTTGCTGGTGGGCCTGCTGATGCGCTGGCGCGGCGAACGCCTGGGGCTGGGCGATGGCCACTGGCGCCCGGGCCTGCTGGTGGGCGGGCTGTTTGCCCTGGAGTTTCTTCTGGTGGGCGAGGGCCTGCGTCACACCACGGCCTCGCACATGGCGATCTTCCTCTACACCGCGCCGATCTTCGCCGCCCTCGGGCTGCACTGGCTGATGCCTTCCGAGCGCCTCAAGCCCGCGCAATGGCTGGGTATTGGCGTGGCCTTTGGCGGCATCGTCGTGGCCTTCAGCGGACCATCCCCGGCCGGCCACGGCGGCGGCAGCAATGTGCTGCTGGGGGATTTTCTCGGGGTGCTCGGCGGGGTTGCCTGGGGCGCCACCACGGTGGTGGTGCGCTGTTCGCGGCTGGCCTCCAGCCCCACCACCCGGACCCTGCAATATCAGCTGCTGGGGGCCTTTGTCTGGCTCGGCCTGGCGGCGTTGCTGTTCGGCCAGACCAGTATCCGTTTCACCCCGCTGGTGATCGCCAGCCTGGGGTTCCAGGTGCTGGTGGTGTCGTTTGCCAGCTTCCTGATCTGGTTCACCCTGTTGCGTCGCTACCAGGCCTCGCGGCTCGGGGTGCTGTCGTTCATGACCCCGCTGTTCGGCATCGGCTTCGGCGTCTGGCTGCTGCATGAACCCCTGGAGGCCAACTTCATCGTTGGCGCGCTGCTGGTGCTGGCGGGCATCGTCACGGTCAGCGGCTACGAGTGGCTGCGCCAGCGGCTCAAGCGCAACACCCAGGTCGCTGCCGCGCCGGCGAGCCTGCCCGGGAGCGGGCCACGCGCCTGA
- a CDS encoding putative DNA modification/repair radical SAM protein — translation MQLIDKLSILADAAKYDASCASSGAPKRSSEGRSGLGSSNGMGICHSYTPDGRCVSLLKVLLTNFCLYDCQYCVNRRSSDVPRARFSPEEVVRLTLDFYRRNCVSGLFLSSGIIRSADYTMEQLVRVARLLREEHEFRGYIHLKTIPDADPLLIEQAGRYADRLSVNVELPTDQGLKALAPEKHLGSIKQAMGTIYTGEQTVLNEPRAPRFAPAGQSTQMIVGADDTDDSTILHSAESLYGNFRLRRVYYSAFSPIPDSPKSVPLAAPPLMREHRLYQADFLLRGYGFSANELFKGPGHLALDIDPKLAWALDNRSLFPLDLNRAEPALISRIPGIGLRTTQRLVELRRERRIRFEDLARMRCVLSKAKPFFITSDYHPQQAETSSALLYQQLRDRPQPQQMGLWG, via the coding sequence ATGCAATTGATCGACAAGCTGAGCATCCTCGCCGACGCCGCCAAGTACGACGCTTCCTGCGCCAGCAGCGGCGCGCCCAAGCGCAGCTCGGAAGGCCGAAGCGGGTTGGGCTCGAGCAATGGCATGGGCATCTGCCACAGCTACACGCCGGACGGGCGTTGCGTCTCGCTGCTCAAGGTGCTGCTGACCAACTTCTGCCTGTATGACTGCCAGTACTGCGTCAACCGCCGCTCCAGCGATGTGCCCCGGGCACGCTTCAGCCCCGAGGAAGTGGTGCGCCTGACCCTGGATTTCTACCGGCGCAATTGCGTCAGCGGGCTGTTCCTCAGCTCCGGCATCATCCGCTCGGCGGACTACACCATGGAGCAACTGGTGCGGGTGGCCCGGCTGCTGCGCGAGGAGCACGAGTTTCGCGGCTACATCCACCTCAAGACCATCCCCGACGCCGACCCGCTGCTGATCGAGCAAGCCGGGCGCTATGCCGACCGCCTCAGCGTCAATGTCGAATTGCCCACCGACCAGGGCCTCAAGGCCCTGGCCCCGGAAAAACACCTGGGCTCGATCAAGCAGGCCATGGGCACCATCTATACCGGCGAGCAGACCGTGCTCAACGAACCCCGGGCGCCGCGTTTCGCCCCCGCCGGGCAGAGCACCCAGATGATCGTCGGTGCCGACGACACCGATGACAGCACCATCCTCCACAGCGCCGAGTCGCTGTACGGCAACTTCCGCCTGCGCCGGGTCTATTACTCGGCGTTCAGCCCGATTCCCGACAGCCCGAAAAGCGTGCCCCTGGCCGCGCCGCCGCTGATGCGCGAGCACCGCCTGTACCAGGCCGACTTCCTGCTGCGCGGCTATGGCTTCAGCGCCAACGAACTCTTCAAGGGACCGGGGCACTTGGCCCTGGATATCGACCCCAAGCTGGCCTGGGCCCTGGATAACCGCAGCCTGTTTCCCCTGGACCTGAACCGCGCCGAACCGGCGCTGATCTCGCGTATTCCGGGGATCGGCCTGCGCACCACCCAGCGCCTGGTGGAACTGCGCCGCGAGCGGCGCATCCGCTTCGAGGACCTGGCGCGCATGCGCTGCGTGCTGAGCAAGGCCAAGCCGTTCTTCATCACTAGCGACTATCACCCGCAGCAGGCGGAAACCAGCAGCGCGCTGCTCTATCAGCAACTGCGGGACCGGCCGCAACCGCAGCAGATGGGGCTCTGGGGATGA